Proteins encoded together in one Impatiens glandulifera chromosome 1, dImpGla2.1, whole genome shotgun sequence window:
- the LOC124928990 gene encoding uncharacterized protein LOC124928990, translating into MASLGETTMRTYLSASNDIACPKPRRLVTMNTSINDQIWSSRCNHQGETSESKVGSELLDIILSKGNCGADYGNQMASSPPYYCGSPPSRASNPLIQDSEFGNMGVFCPFSPTTSPSNSSSACTGVSCFSTKIVHKPAAVRIEGFDCLNRNRRNCSISAVA; encoded by the exons ATGGCTTCACTTGGAGAGACGACGATGAGGACATACCTTTCTGCATCTAACGACATTGCTTGCCCCAAACCGCGTCGACTCGTAACGATGAATACTTCCATCAACGATCAGATCTGGTCTTCCAGATG tAACCATCAAGGGGAAACGTCTGAATCCAAAGTCGGCTCGGAGCTTCTTGATATTATCCTTTCTAAG GGGAATTGTGGTGCAGACTATGGCAATCAAATGGCTTCATCTCCACCCTACTACTGTGGATCTCCTCCTAGCAGGGCATCTAATCCTTTGATCCAAGATTCAGAATTTGGGAACATGGGTGTCTTCTGTCCATTCTCACCTACTACTTCTCCATCCAACTCTTCATCTGCATGCACAGGAGTATCATGCTTTAGTACAAAAATTGTGCACAAACCAGCTGCAGTGAGGATAGAAGGGTTTGATTGTTTGAACCGTAATAGAAGAAACTGCAGCATCTCTGCTGTGGCTTAG